In Halorussus limi, a genomic segment contains:
- the rpoA2 gene encoding DNA-directed RNA polymerase subunit A'' has translation MTEYDVSEDIEAVVEDTDLPRRLKDEVYSTVEARDATAEQADQIARAVENRYLDTRVDPLDPVGTVSAQSIGEPGTQMTMNTFHYAGVAEIDVTQGLPRLIELVDARKTPDTPMMTVHLEDEYATDREKAHEVVWQIESTRILALGDISTNVADMVVSIDLNEDTLEERMITPDEISGIIQDELGVETTQQGTVIEFGPEQPSYRDLLQLVEQLRDIVFKGIEDITRVVIRKEQLDEGEQFVLYTEGSAFGDVIEIEGVDASRTTTNNIHEIHKNLGIEAARESIIEETMNTLEEQGLDDVNIRHLMLVADIMTNRGEIESIGRHGISGSKESVLARAAFEVTVNHLLDAAIHGEVDDLNGVTENVIVGKPIKLGTGDVDLRMGSSSAEPEASD, from the coding sequence ATGACAGAATACGACGTATCCGAGGACATCGAGGCCGTCGTCGAGGACACTGACCTCCCGCGACGGCTCAAAGACGAGGTGTACAGCACCGTGGAAGCCCGCGACGCCACCGCCGAGCAGGCCGACCAGATAGCCCGCGCAGTCGAGAACCGGTATCTCGACACCCGCGTCGACCCGCTCGACCCCGTCGGGACGGTTTCGGCCCAGTCCATCGGTGAGCCGGGAACCCAGATGACGATGAACACGTTCCACTACGCGGGCGTGGCGGAAATCGACGTGACGCAGGGGCTTCCCCGACTCATCGAACTGGTGGACGCCCGGAAGACCCCCGACACGCCGATGATGACGGTACATCTGGAGGACGAGTACGCCACCGACCGCGAGAAGGCCCACGAGGTCGTCTGGCAGATAGAGTCGACCCGGATTCTGGCGCTCGGTGACATCTCGACCAACGTCGCCGACATGGTCGTCTCCATCGACCTCAACGAGGACACCCTCGAAGAGCGCATGATAACCCCCGACGAAATCTCGGGCATCATCCAGGACGAACTCGGCGTCGAGACCACCCAGCAGGGCACCGTCATCGAGTTCGGCCCCGAACAGCCGAGCTACCGCGACCTGCTCCAACTGGTCGAACAGCTCCGCGACATCGTCTTCAAGGGCATCGAGGACATCACCCGCGTCGTCATCCGGAAGGAGCAACTCGACGAGGGCGAGCAGTTCGTCCTCTACACCGAGGGGTCGGCGTTCGGCGACGTCATCGAAATCGAGGGCGTCGACGCCTCCCGGACCACCACGAACAACATCCACGAGATTCACAAGAACCTCGGCATCGAGGCGGCCCGCGAGTCCATCATCGAGGAGACGATGAACACGCTCGAAGAGCAGGGCCTCGACGACGTGAACATCCGCCACCTGATGCTGGTCGCCGACATCATGACCAACCGCGGCGAAATCGAGTCCATCGGTCGCCACGGCATCTCCGGGAGCAAGGAGTCGGTCCTCGCGCGTGCGGCGTTCGAGGTCACGGTCAATCACCTGCTCGACGCCGCCATCCACGGCGAAGTGGACGACCTCAACGGCGTCACCGAGAACGTCATCGTCGGCAAGCCCATCAAGCTCGGGACCGGCGACGTGGACCTCCGCATGGGGTCGTCGAGCGCCGAACCCGAAGCCTCGGACTGA